tGTCTCCCCAGAACAGCAAAAAAGCAAGAGCTACATGCAGCAATGTGAATATTAAGACATTTCTCAAGTCTTCTCAAACGAGTCCAAGGTGGGGATAGGATGAGTGACAAAACTGATAGAAAAACACTGCTATTGACACCATAACAAACAATAAatttagataatttaaaattaaaaaaaaaaaaggcaagaggcAGCATTTCAGCAGCAAAGTGCTCAATAAAAAGTATATTGTAGAGGGTACAAGAAAGTTGGGGTAAAAGAGGGCAAAAAGTGGGCCAGTGGGATGGCAAAGGCCTCAAAGGAAATACGGCGTCGTGGTTCTGGGAGGAATAACACGTTCTGAATCTGGAACTGCTCGGAATAACTTTGGTTCTCTCGTATTGACATCTTTGAAGACCATGATGGAAGCAATGTTTCCACAGCGATAGCAGTAGTTAGGAGCAGACCACACTGTGACCAGCTTCTCGTCAAACATAAACTTATAGCCTTCGTGCACAAGTTGATGTGCTCTGCAGATGAGTTTTAAGTTGTTGATATGAACAAACTGAAATTTAGAAAAGCTTTGTAAGTATTTCATCCAAGTGCTTAATAACCATTCCAAGCAGCAAGTATCACGAATAAAATTATCATGATTCTAAACCACATTCTATAATCATCCCCAAAATTTCCAGTCATTTTGGCCCAAGTCTATTTTGAAGTACAAGGTCCACAATTACAAGTTTCCGAGGCAGGCACAGTAATTACCACCTGTACTCTCAGTtacttgggaggtggggaggaggatcACTTGTGCCCAGAAATTTGAAACCCACCTTTGCAACACAGAGACAGCCCATCTTTAAAACAGTAATAGTAGCAGTGTAGTAGTAGTACTAATAGTAGTGATagtaacaataatagtaataatagatGGGTAGGTTGGTAGACAGGTAAGTAAGAACCtgtcaccaagtctgacaacAAGAATTCAATCCCAGAATTCAACCCACACGGTAGGAAAAAAtggactcccacaagttgtcctatAACTTCTTCACATCTCTttaacacatgtatgtgtgtgtgcgtaagcatgtgtgtgtgtgtatatatacctatatatacacacaaacaaacaaacaaacaaacaaacattatagAAAACGCTAGGAGAactgagagtttgagaccagcctgtacCACCTAGTTAAGAACTGTATCaggtaaaaaaagaaatttctaggggaaaataattacataattactATCAATTGCAAAGCAAAGGTTTTTCTACTTAATAACTTCATAATAACATTACTTTCAATATTATTATATGAGGATTTACTGCATGTCACAAAGAAATTATTCTTCTTTataactaaaagagaaaaaggtcCAGATTGGGTAAGATCTTTCCATAACTGAGGAATAACCAATGGTCCCAGAGCTTGGATCTATGATTCCATTATGTTGGAACATATCTCGTCAGAACATCATTCCTGTGTCTGTGAAGGCTATTTGCCCATATGCTTGTACTTGGCTCTTTTGATATATGcattgttttgtatgtgtataggaCAACTAGGTTCATAATTTGATAAAGCTGTAGTCATAAAACAGATGTCAGAATTTCTGTGTAtagtttatttgtaatttatttaccCTAAAGTTTTAGCAAATAGttcctaaattttaaaattgttgctGTATTCATGCAGCCAGCACTGTATATGATGAAAAATCAAAGATTATAATCAcaatatgttttataaattttaaacaagaaGTTATATTATTACTGTCTAATTGTTCATCCTAATGGTTCATGTTTCCAATACTCATGAAGATCCAGTACATACCTTGGAAGAATATCGGATTCTCTTAGCtcatttgtgttattttaaaatttgaaatcaggctagagagatgtttTAGTGGTTAATGGTAATGGTTACTTTTTCAGAAGATAGAGGGTGATTCCCAACTACCACACAGCAGCTCaatacttgtaactccagtcctaagagaactaacactctcttctgacctcttcaagCACttcatgcacatgatgcacaaacatagatacaggcaaaacatctacacacataaaataaaaaaataaagattatgcCATGcatagtagtgcacacctttaatcccagcactgagggtggggtgggggtagatgcaggcagatttctatgaattagaggccagcctagtctacacagagtTCAGACAACCAGAGTTACatacaccctgtctcaaaacaaacagaaagcttaaaaattgttttaaacaaaaagtaagtaaaataaaatttgaactcAACCATGATTAGACTATcagaatatatgtatgtttcaGGATATATGACCtgccattaaaacaaacaaacaaaaaatttgcctatcttgttttggtgttttacttaactattattttaataatatcagTAGATAATGCTGGAATAGGTGCTTTCACTAATAATCTCATTGAACCATTCAGGAAGCATCAATCAATCAACTACAGTAGAAATCTGATACCCAATAACTACCATAACTAGGCTATGAGTTTAATATATGAGCTCaccattatttttttaaccaataAAAGAATTACTTTTCCAAAAACTTTATCTTTACCTCATTTGTGACTTTTGCTCCAAATAGCCAACCTGCTCCTCTGGGACTGATTGCCCAAGTGTCCACATCTTCAGGATCTGACCACACCAGGTCACAAAATGCTCCTTTGTGAGGAATTTCCTGATTTCGTTCAATAGTTCTAATTTGATCCAGTGTTTTGATATCAGGAGATAAACCACCATGAACACACAAAATCTGCTCATCtattaactagaaaaaaaaaaagaataacaaggATAATAATAAACTCAAATTTAGTCATGTATAAATTCAACAATAAATACTAAAACTAAGTAAATGGTCACAACTGCTAAAACATGTAATGTTATTGGCAAGAAAAATATCTGAAGCTCTGAAGAGATTCACATAAACTTACAGCTGCTACTGTGAGCATGTCAAAAACTTTGGTACAGTATCTCCAGGCATTAGCATTTCCATATTTGGTTTGGCACTCATctgtgaagaaaacagaaatgctcTCATTAATGAAAGCTACTATCTAACAATACACATATCCTAATGAAgactgggatatagctcagtggcaggtgCTTAAGCACCTTGCTTGTATAAAGTCCAAGTTCAATCTagggtacacatacacatacatttatacaaataagattgaactggagagatggttcattgttaagaacacttgatgctcttgcagaagaccttggttcagttctcagtagcCATAGGGCTCAAAACTATCCGTAATTCCAGGGAGTGGATCTTAcgctctcttttggcctctgcaggcacagggcacaaatgtggtacacacacaacattcagacaaaacactcacgaacataaaataaaaataattttaaaaaaatctttaaatattatgTTCTCTAAAGAAATTATAATTCTTTTCATTCCAGGAATGAAATAAAGTCTGAGATAAAGTTGGAAATATTAACTAAAATGCTATCAAGAGGAAGCAAATTATTGATTTCACATAACTCAAATCAATGCTTCGATCAATTATGTTAACACTAAATAATTCTATAAAACAGCGCATTCCTTTAATATGAATGCCTTATTCTAGGAGGGTAATCAAATCAAAAAAGTTTGAAAACCCTTAATTATAGGAGCATAAGTAATTCCTATTCATTCTTCTTCAGGGCAATGTTGTTTCTTGAGAGATCTGAAAACTGCAACTAAATTCTGCATCTAGTCAAGTTCTAACAGGCAGAACTGATGAGACTCAGAAGGGTAAGGAAGATGGCTTACCAGTTAAAGGCATTTGCCCCCAAGATTGATGACCTGACTTTgaaccccagaatccacatggtagagaaAAAGAACCAAGTCCTTCAGGTTGCCCTCCGACCTCCattgacatacaaacacagacatgcacatacatttttcAAGAgatccactctgcttcctgagtcccgAGAGtgaaggcatgagctaccacaacCCAGCTTCATACATTCTCACAGACATTCACAGGAGAACATGAACACGTGTAGACACAtccacgcacacacatacacaaataaatgtaatttaaaaaactcAAGTCTCCAATGTATGTTTATCAGTATGAATTAAGCAACCAATATAATTAATAGCTATTTATGGCTTTAAATCCCTGCAAATCCCATGGTAAATAAAATTACCTTTACCCCGAGTTATCTTGTTGTTAAATAAAGCTACTAGATGAACAtacttctgagaaagaaaaaattcaaaaccaaatttGGTGCCGTTAGCATTTTCTTCAGCCAAAACATACTGAATGAAAGATCCTACACTCTCTCCCCTTTTTGCTCCTTTGCCCTTCATTGAAGACTGCAGTGGTATaattacacacataaaacattattctatctttttttttcttatagatatATTTTTGAGTATCCATAATCTAagtctaaaatttaaaatgctgcAAAAAAACGCTAAATCTTTTAAGCATCACAATAACATGCACAGCAAATTTTATAAATGACCTCAATTACAATGGAatcacactaaaaataaatactggGAGACTGAAAATAAACTGGGAGATTGGAatgatggctcggtggttaagaccATTTaatgctcttgcaaaggactgtATTCAGTTTACAGCATGTACAtcatgcacagacatacttgcaagcaaacactcagacacataaaataaaaatgcacataatttctttttggtttgtttttttgagacagggtttctctgtgtaacaagaGCCCcggatatcctggaactccctttgtagatagaccattctggcctcaaactcacagacatctacttgtctctgcctcccaaagagattaaaggtatgtgccaccatgtctggcaaaATGAACAAatcctaaataaaataaagtacagatgtggtggtacatgccttcaatTTCTGTActtggaggcacaggcaggtagattTGGTGGTGGTCTGCACAGGAAATTCTGGGCCATCCAGGGATGCAAAGGTGAGCATGTTAaaatacacacccatacacttacatatttttaaataagataaaGATTAGGATACAATCTCagccttgctgccaagcctgataacctagTTCAACCCCCAGAATCTACATGCTTGAAGAAGAGAACCATCTATTATAAACTGTTTAGAttgtctctgacctctacacatggcCATGGTGCAAGTACATTAGCACgagtaaacatacacacaaatgctttAAATGCTTATTTCCAtattccttaaaaacaaataagcaagatgttgtggcacacacctttaatctcaatgcTCAGGACAtaatagaggcaggcagatctgagttcaaggccagcttgataaACATAGcttcaggagagccagagctagaTAGGGAGATCCcgacttaacaaaataaaacaaaaaatctacaaacaaacaaacaaaggatataaatctataatcccagaatttgggagactaaggcaggaggatggcaggaggattaccataaATTTAAGGTCATTATGGACCAGATACTGACTTTTTGCCCACCCTGGggtacagaatgagaccctgtccataaataggcaaataaataagtaaataagtaaataaataaataaatattcagtcaTTGGAAGACTGATTTAGGAAAATTACTGAACTTCTGAGGCTAACTTGGGacacatagtgaattccaggctagcctgagctacagaatgagatcctgttgcaaataaacaaacaaatgtttcaTATGCCTTATCTGAACTATTTCTTCCCCTATGAGGGCTCAGGTATTTAGGGGACTAAGGCTGGCAATAACACTGCcatgaaagttcaaggccaatctggccAAGCAGAAAGTTCCAGCCCATCCAGATCTATGtagcaaaatcctgtctcaaaagtttcagaaacaaagaaagaaaaaggaaaaaaaaaggattgtgtTCCATAGCATTTCAGATTTCAGCTTGGGGCTTGAGGTGTAGCTTAGTGACAAAGTGCTTAGTTTGTATGCCCTGGgcatgtgcccccccccccccaataaaacaaaagtatCGAAAATCTGAAACTTTCAAGTATCAGATCCACAATCTGAAACTTCTGAGTGTCTCAGTGGTGCTCAAAGTCTCAGACTTTACAGATGATGATTTGGGGCTGTGAATTTTCAGATTAGAGATACTAAACTGGtattatagaaaattattttcagactatatattatatataatgtataaaaattatcttatataatatataataaaattagatattGTACATATAAAACATAACTGTGTTTAGATTTGTGTCTTATCCTCAAGAAATCTCATGTTTTCCAAACATTCCAAAATcttagcatttaggaggctgccACAGAAGGATCCTGTCATCAAGGCCTCCCAGGATGACAGTGACTTCTAGGTCTCTTTGGGCCTCTATGTCTCTATGGAGACatcctgtcaaaaacaaacaaaccaccaaaagATTAAGGaagtaagaaagctagctaagaaCACAACATAGCATTAAGGAAGGACTGGGGAtacaactcagtggtagagtactggCCCTAGAATACATAGGTTCTAGATTCAATCGCCCACACTGaccaaaacaaagaagaggaaagaaggtaTGTGGAGGGGGGTCATGTGCAGACAAAACCCACAGCATCCACGTTCAGTAGATTCCAGGGTCCTATGCTGAATTCGGTTACAATGTTTGAAGTGACATCCAGCAatctacatgttttttttttgttttttttgttttttaaagatagctcagcagttaagactgagacagctgggtgtggtggcgcacgcctttaatctcagtacttggggggcagaggcaggcagatttctgagttcgaggtcagcctggtcttcaaagtgagttccaggacagccaaggctacacagagaaaccctgtctcgaaaaaacaaaaacaaaacaaacaaacaaacaaaaagactgagACAGATTGGAGTCAATTCCCAGTACCCCATCAGGCAACTCATAACTGGAACTCCAAGAGGATCCAATGCCCCTGGACTCTAAGAACACCTGAACCTACACGCAtgtgcgcacacaaacacacacacacacacacacacacacgcacacctaaACATGATTAaagataatataataatttttttttaaatttttgtttaacttATTCATTCTTTGTGTATACTGGAAGTTATGCTGTAGGTCGCACATGTGGAGGTTGGAGAATAACcttaagagtcagttctctcagtCTACCTTGTGGGCCCTGGCAAACAAACTATGGTTATCAAGCTTacagtaagtgcctttacccactgggtcACCTCATAGGCCCACAATATGCATTTTTAACAAGCAATCAGTGATTCCAAAGTGGGAAATTTAagattgcattcttttttttttttaatcactaatttaaaaagatGTACCAGGCGGGGcggtggtagcatatgcctttaatcccagcacttgggaggcagaggcaggcagatttctgagtttgaggccagcctggtctacagagtgagttccaggacagccagggctacacagagaaaccctgtctcgaaaaaccaaaaaaaaaaaaaaataaaaaaaataaaaataaaaataaaaataaaaaaataaaataaaataaaataaaaataaaataaaaagaaaaagaaaaagaaaaaaagtataaaagtataCCACAGCCTTAGGAACAGCATTCAGCCTTTCACAATATGGCAAGATTTTCATACTGGGGAAATGTGGAGTAaagcaaaaaacagaacaaagtacATATATGACTTATACAACCTTTCCCCACCAAAAGTAACATACCACTCAGAATCAGAGAAAAGAAGGTCTTACCATAAAATCCATACACCTGTGTTATCTGTCTACTCTCATGATTTCCTCTTAAAAGTGTAATACGGTCAGGCCACTTAGCCTTTAGTGCAAGAAGATAAGTGAAGGTCTCCAAACTATAGTAACCTCTGTCTACAAAATCACCCTGTAAAGTAAAAGTTTACAGTTACAAACTGTACAATAGCATAGTAGCCCAAAAGAACAATAAACAGCTGcacattgctttaaaaaataatttcttttttttttaaagatttattcatttattatgagtaagtacactgtatagctgtcttcagacaccccagaagagggcatgaaatctcattatggatggttgtgagccaccatgtgattgctgggatttgaactcaagacctttggaagagcagtcagtgctcttaactgctgagccatctctccagtccctaaaacaTACTTTCttaagaaatgatttaaaaacagGAGTTATTTCTCCATAAGCTTGAGGAACTGTGGGATCCCAATATGGATGTAAAAAGATGGCTGCAACTGCCTCTAACAAGCACTGGGGACTGAGAAGGTGAGCCTGGGAGCTGGCCACTTGGCTAGCCTATTGAAACCCAGAGTTTCTGGCTCAGTAAAAGAGTCTGTTCTCAGGACAATAAATCAGAGAGTAAGCCTGGTTTACTTAGAGAgcttcaggtcagccaggacaaCATAGTAAGACCccttacaaaacaaacaaacaaacaaaaaagaaaaaaaccctacaCATATAAAATAGTATTTACACTTCCAACTAATGTCTGACTCAGACCAGTAATATACCAGTAATATACCagtaatatttagaaaatagctttaaaaaatcataatagggtttgagaggtggctcagtagttaagagcaataCTGCTTTTCCATAGGACCCAAGTTCTattgccagcatccacatagttgctaacaacatctgtaactccagttccagaggatttgacactctcttctggcctccacgagCACCAAGCACGCATATGGtaaatagacatacatgcaggcaaaacacccataaacataaaaaaaccacattttaaaaacttaaaatattaataataattaggaGAACTTTGTAATGGCATTTGTTCTTGTAAAAGGCCTGGGTttaattgccagcacccacatgtgattcacaaccatctataattcaagttccagaggatccaaaatTCTACAAGCTACACATGTGGTACAgacacatgtaagcaaaacactcatacacatatttgTATTAATGGGCTGGAAAGGTAGCTTagtggataaagtacttgctTTGTAGGAATGAGGCCATACTTAAACTCAATCCACAGAACCCACACAGAACTAGCAAAGGATGGTGTCATGTTTTGATAATCCAGTACTGACTGGGAAACAGGCAGAAAGAACTTTGGGACTTGCCGAGagccagcttagcctacttaGGGAGGTCCAGGGTAATGAGAGACTTCTCAAGAACAGGTggataagccgggcgtggtggcgcgttTGAAACTTCTAAGTGCTTTTTAGGTTTGGGAATTAGATTCTTGGCAGTTTTACATATAGCTTCttctttcaaatgtaaatatttgaagtctattaatcccagcacttgggaggcagaggcaggtggatttctgagtttgaggccagcctggtctacagagtgagttccaggacagccagggctatacagagaaaccctgtctcgaaaaaccaaaacaaaaaacaaacaaacaaacaaaaaaacaggtggATGGCACCTAAGGAGCAATGTCTAAGGCTGTCAATGGCCTCCATGactgcacacacactcaagattCAGAGaataaattaacattaaaaaaaaaaaaggaaagttaaaaaaaatccaccatatagcatttgaaatgtaaatgaaggggctggagcgatggctcagtggttctgaaggtcttcaattcccagcaaccacatggtggctcacaaccatccataatgagatctgacgccctcttctggaatgtctggagacagctacagtgtacttacatataataaataaataaaccttaaaaaaaaaaagaaatgtaaatgaagaaaatatctaataaaaaattcttaaaaaacaacCCACCACAATAGCAAGTGTGTATTAGGGAAAAGTATGGAATAATAAACTATACCTGCCACGTATTCATCCATTTACAGACTAAAATAGGGGTTCTATGGGGTCCTCTTGCCATTACTGCAGTGACAACCAGTCCTATTTATACAGTGGTTTACAAATATAGCAATTACAAGCAACTGGAAGACATGACAAAATATAGAAAAGTAGACTCATGTTTTCATACATTTAAATAGCAATTATTATAGGACTTGCATGTAATAAgttagttcttttattttaaataagcattTGGCATTACTATTGTTTACATACCATAAATATGTAGTTTGTGTCAGGAACCTGACCTCCAGTTCTGAACAGTTCACAAAGATcataaaactgtaaaagaaaagcaatatatgCTAATTACAAATTCTTGTGCATGAGTAAGATAAATTTGGAATAAGATATGTAAAGAAACAATTTAATAGacttcaaatatttacatttgaaagaaGAAACTATATGTAAAACTGCCAAGAATCTAATTCCCAAACCTAAAAGGCACTTAGAAGTTTCAAAAAATTTTAGTTCATGAAGGGAAAAACAAATTAGTAGaaactggagaggtagctcagaacTGGCACTGGCAACTTTTCCAGAGAACTTGGGCCCCGGTTAGCCTTGAAATTTGCAATTCCTGTCTTTGCTTCACCAAGAGGAGCAGTGTTTGTTAGCATTTTCAGATAATAGAGCATATCCTACatttaatactatttttattttattctacttttaatccagcaagaaaaataaagattaattcacaatataaaatctaaaatcaTGTTAGAATAAATGTAACACCATACCACAATATGGTCAGACTACCGCCACCTCCTTTGAGTAAATGATATATTGGTCATTAGGAATATGAAATGATACTTCTTTATATGTCACTAAAATATTCGCTAACATTTCACTTATTagaaaagtctttaaaaagtatCAGAAACTTTCAAGTACTGTAGTACCTGAAAgtacttctttaatcccagtaattgAGAGGCAAAG
The DNA window shown above is from Mus pahari chromosome 3, PAHARI_EIJ_v1.1, whole genome shotgun sequence and carries:
- the Ppp6c gene encoding serine/threonine-protein phosphatase 6 catalytic subunit, encoding MAPLDLDKYVEIARQCKYLPENDLKRLCDYVCDLLLEESNVQPVSTPVTVCGDIHGQFYDLCELFRTGGQVPDTNYIFMGDFVDRGYYSLETFTYLLALKAKWPDRITLLRGNHESRQITQVYGFYDECQTKYGNANAWRYCTKVFDMLTVAALIDEQILCVHGGLSPDIKTLDQIRTIERNQEIPHKGAFCDLVWSDPEDVDTWAISPRGAGWLFGAKVTNEFVHINNLKLICRAHQLVHEGYKFMFDEKLVTVWSAPNYCYRCGNIASIMVFKDVNTREPKLFRAVPDSERVIPPRTTTPYFL